In Arachis hypogaea cultivar Tifrunner chromosome 7, arahy.Tifrunner.gnm2.J5K5, whole genome shotgun sequence, the genomic window AAATCAAGATTCTTGGAAAACTAAACCTACCCCATTTAACGAATTCAATATCATTTGACAGTAAACttcacaaaaaataaatatcacGAACAGAGGAATCTGTTTAAACTTTGAGAACGATAGAAAGCATAACAAACATCAAAGAAATCGATCAAAGTACCTGCACAGCGGCAATGGTCGCAGAAGGGGTGGGAAGATTGGCAAACTTGTTCTTCGAGGGTGTAGAGAGGTGCCATGACGTTGGTCTTGTCGCTGAGCAAAAGGGTGCACCAGAGTGGGCTGTTCTGAACGACGTACTCCTCGAGCTCCGCGCACTCTCGGAGGAACGATCTGACGTTGTCGCGGAAGGCGGCGGAGGGAGCGACGGGGCACCCGGGATCGGCGAAGGACTGGAAGCTGAAGATCTTTGGGCACCGCCTTCTCTTCTTGCATACTTCCATCAAAGAGAAAGACATTGTTAacggcttctctctctctctctctctctctctatctatcTCTCTCCTGTGAGTTTCATGCAATGGCGAAAGCAGAGATGGGTTTGGAGAAGAGactgaagagagagaaaggggggTTTAAGGGGTTTAACGGATTCAGTTACAAAACGAACTCGGAAGAATCTTTCGCGCGCTAAGAACAAAGTTGAAAATGGGAGCAGTACTTGTAATTTCAAACTCGAAAAAtatttcaaactcctttcttttcattttgagaTGCATTATCAATCTGTTTCCTCCAATTTTActgaatttatattttaatattataaaagaaaTCCTGCAAAATGAACATTTTCGTGCTCGTTGTAGAATAACCATTCGAGTACTAtggataataaatatttttttaaaataaaccgattttggagttcaccaaggattgaACTCTTTATCTTTCGGATTTAGCGTTCTAATACCATGACATGATACTACTCATAGCTGATagaaaaagataacactaataattatatttctaatactctataaacctccattgtacacattgcaCAAGTATTCCATTGGCTTCTCATACTTTCttttttaaaagtatatttaaatgataatctgttaataattaaaaataataaaattaaaacagaaatcttaaattttaattttaaattttagttttatttagtttgtattttagatgtgtatttaattttaaaaagatactaaatttatttaaatgtgtttgttttatttttttaattattataataaaagattgaatattatacaatttttaaaagatatctagttgaatttttttccttttttgcgaTTTATCATAATAATGTTATGTTATATATACATCATTGCCTTTTTttaccattttttatttttttatattaaaagtgattaataaaaaataaaagaaataaaaaattaaatttttgtaccataaaaatatataaagaataaTACAAACACCATTTATCTTATTAATTTGggaatttaaattttcaaaagttgAGTCGATATATTTTTGTGTCTAAtctagtcttttttttttaatatttgttggTATATGCATTCCGCCATTTtggttatattattaatttatgaaGTGAagcaatttattttataattttgagtctaagatttatttatattttatactttataCAATTAAATTCACCCGTTGAAATAAAAATTTGTACACTGTTAAAATttcaaatagataaattttggTCATGTTGAtctttaaatcttaaattctaaatttcaataaattggatCTCAacttatttgttttgttttattttaccttttgtaaataaataaaaagcctAAAGAACTTTGAATAAAATGGTTCAAAGAGATTaaagtataaataaaattattgtagATATAATACTCATGATTTCAATCAGTTTTCATAAAATATTGAGTGGAAGTTTAAGATTGTTTAATAAATTTTCtgctattttatattatatttatttggcatttttattgtattaaaaatttatGGGTTGAGAGTTTTTATTCCGTATATGTCCACTATTTTTCAGATGTAGATTTTGGTGTTCCACGATGAGCTGGAATTCTTTTGAAAGCTGGCAAAATGATTTTGAACtctattttatattttgcttagatttctctccttttttattttagaaaattctatGATGTAAATGTAAATATTTCTTTTGAAAACTTGCCTATAGAAGTTCTGATGTATTTGTGAGAGATAGAAAATATTGTTATcaattacttttataattttaatcCTAACCGATCTAAATCTAAACTTCACATGTCATGACTAgcgactatatatatatatatatatatatatatatatatatatatatatatatatatatatatatatatatattaactccaTCTTGAGTCGTCTCATTTTATTATCATTAACTTATGAGGTAATAACCAAATCAGTACCCGAAAGATTCAAACGCTAACATTTTGGTACctcactattgttattgacaaaatagtccttaaaagattttaaaatttgacaagcgtattCACAAGTTCACCGGAGCACATTTCTGGCAAACACAGTGCTGACATGGCCACTGTGTTTTGATGACATGGCAATACCCTTCCCCACCctaattcttctccttctccttcctcctCCCCAACGCActctccccttccccttcctTAATACATTCTCCCCTTCCAACCCTAATTTTTCCCTCCCCCCCTAATCCTAATCCCCCATCTCCAATGCACTTCCCCCttcctcaatccaaaatttcccTTTCTGAACCCTAATCCCCTTCCCTTACCCCTTTGAATTCTAATCCCCTTCCCAACACAGTGTCTCACACTCTCAACTCTTTGTTCCCTTCGCCTTCACTGCTGTCGCCTTCACTACTTGTATGTGCTTGCTGCTAGTCCCTGTTCCCTTTCCCATTCTTCCGTGTATCGAAGACGAGGTCTCACTTCTGGCACTGCTTCCTCTCTCGCAAGTAGCTCCCTCCCGTGGTTCCTGTCACTCTTTACACTGCCTCCTCCCTTGCCATTCGGAACCGCTTCATTCGCCGTCCTGCTTCAGATTCTCTTCTTTCCTTCTCGCGAATTTGCTGGTtttgttcttttaaaaaaaaaattgttaaaatcatCTTGCATTCACCATTCCCTCTTCTTCCTTGTGCTAAATCGTGTGATTTTTTCCTTGATTGAATTGTTAACATCGTTGAGAATTGCATGAGGAAAAAGTGTTTGATTTTGGAATGTGAAATGCCAAATTACAAAATTAttcaatatatatgattttaatcTGAAATGCTAAATGGAATCTGCAAATCATTTTGAAAAGTTTGAGAAATTGATGAATTTATTAAAAGGGGTAAGGGAAGGGGATTAGGGTTCAGAAAGGGGGATTTTGGATTGAGGAGGGGGGAAGTGCGTTGGAGATGGGAGATTAGGATTAGGGAGGGGGAGGGAAGGATTAAGGTTGGGGAGGGAGGAGAATGCATTCAGGAAAGGGAAGGGGGGAGTGCGTTGGGGAGGGGGAAGGATAAGGAGAAGAATTAGGGTGGGGAAGGGTATTTGCCATGTCATCAAAACGCAGTGGCCATGTCAGCACTGAGCTTGCCGGAAATGTGCTCCGGTGAACTCGTGggtacgcttgtcaaattttaaaatcttttaaggaccattttgtcaataacaatagtgagATACCAAAATGTCAATCTTTTGGatactgatttggtcattacctcttAACTTATAACTCAAACATAAATATTTGAATAGTAGGTGTTACATTGATGACAATTAAATATGTGGAATGCTACATAGCCAATTTTTTCTAaacttgttatttttttatttcaaaaagtaTAGAAAGCCATATTCAAAATCAGTCAACTAAGtcaattcctttttatttttatttttaaaatttgaaaaattaagatAGTAGGAATTGTTTTTGTTGTttgttttataataaactagttagtTAAAATTGACTTCCTCCTAGTTGGTTCCTTAACGAACCTGAtctgttctctttttttcttATAACAAAAACAGATAAGGTaagaaaaaagcaaaaaagaaaacccctacagaaaaaaagaaaaacaaaaacacacCAAAAGAAGACGAGACAGGATGAGATTAAAATGGCTGATTCAAGGGCGAAGTTGTGAGTGACTTTCATTTGGACCAATTAGTCACCAACTTAGGTAGACTTAGTTATCAACAAAAACTTGTTCATCTACCGTATTTGTATATCTTTTTTCAACATTGTAGGCAATGTAAACTCGATAATTTTTCCAACACTCAATTTAATGACTCCGTATGAGATACAGAATGAGAAGTTTGAACAGCAAATTAAAATCAGCATGAACATAAAATCCATTCAAACTTAGAAGGGATCGGTTCAAAATTGCAAATAACAAATCAGTTAAAACAATATGGGGAAGCAGCTAAGCCATTCATTCCACCAACCTAACGCATATGAAGTTAAAATGGAGCAAACGACCAATGCTACTCTTgcccttcttatttcttctgaAGAGAGTATATGATCTCCTTTCAGCTTTGTCCTTTATCCCCTGTCTCTGAAACTGCAACAAAAAGCAGAATAACAAAGTCCCTTTAAATATAGGAAGTGTTTCATAAATAGTAATactcctccctctcttcccttATATTTGTAACTGTTACTTTTGGTAAGACAATTCAAAGATGAAAATAACCAAGTAAACTAATTTCCCTAAAACCGGACTAAGCAGAAAGCTGTGGTAAGACCATTCAAAGGTGAAAACAACCAAGTAAAGTAATTTACCTAAAACCGGACTAAGCAGAAAGCTGTGCTTTCAGTTCCGCTGCCACTGCATCGATGAACTCCTCGGTGTTCAGGTAATTCTCCCTTGAAAGCCTATTTTGCAAGAGTCATACAACAAATATAAGTTTACAAAAATCATTTCAAGAGGAAAAGCAAATGTGTGATCAATGCTGCTATGGTGATCAATGCTTGCTATGGTGCAACACACATACTTGGGTCCATGAATAATGAGTGCCAAATCCTTGGTCATCTTCCCGGCCTCCACTACTCCAATGCAAGCTGCTTCTAGTTTTTGAGTGAAATCCAAAAGTCTGGCATTGTTATCCAATTTTGCCCTGTCATGTTGAAACATTTAACTCCCCAATCTTGTGAAATATTGAATGCATAAAGTATCTAGAGATTGAAACTGCAGTGATGTACCTGTGGGCAAGCCCTCTAGTCCAAGCAAAGATGGATGCTATGCTGTTTGTGCTGGTTTCCCCTCCTTTCTGATGAACCCTATAGTGACGCGTTACTGTGCCGTGAGCTGCTTCTGCTTCAATAGTCTTCCCATCAGGGCAAACCTGAAACCATCCCACAAGCTTAGTATCAGCAGGCAGACAGTCCAAGAACACTCAAAGCAATtattgcaaataataataataatctgggTCTATTGAATAAATAGAAAGTTGTCTTTAAGTAATTGGTTGGACTTAAATTCGTAAGGAATGTCTACAACATCTGGACAGGAAATGATAAGTTCCCCACAAAGTATGAAGGGTTTAGAGTATTACATACCAATACAGATGTCATCAAACCCAATGATCCAAAAcctaaaaaatgttttaatggGTATATGTTAAAGGGGAAAATAAACCCGAagtattaaaattaacaaaagaaaatgacAAAGATACAAGCATATCAGACAGACCTTGAGCTAAGAAATCACTCTGGACATCTCCATCATAGTTCTTGCATGCCCATACGTAACCTCCTTCACTCTTGAGTGCATACGCCACCATATCATCAATGAGCCGATGCTCATACCTTCCATgccaatcagaaaaaaaaaatgtaagcAATAGAATAATATGAATCTATTTTTATCTCCGAAAGCTTAAGTGCTCATTCACTCACCATATACCAGCAGCCTCATACTTTGATTTCCAGTTTTTCTCATACACTTCTTGGAATATGTCCTTGAATCTTCAGCCAATAAATGTATACAATTAAAATGGAATATAAGATGGACATAGCAAAAGCTtccaaaataatactaataataataagcatACCTTCCATCATATTTCTTAAGAATTGTGTTTTTGGTGCTAAGATAAAGAGGCCATTTTTTCTCAAGAGCAGTTGCCATAGAAGACTCAGCAAAAGCACGGATAGACTGCATCACATGCCAAACAATAAATAGTTCAGAAAATGACAGACATTATTTATCAAATCAAACCAATAAAAAAAACACAGCAGAATTGACCTCATCAGTGTTGTACATAGCCATTGAAACACCTCCTTCACCGGTGAAGTTAAAAACCTCTAGTTCAGTCTTTTCACCACTTTCTGGAACTGC contains:
- the LOC112702582 gene encoding isocitrate dehydrogenase [NADP], coding for MGFEKIKVDNPIVEMDGDEMTRVIWKSIKDKLILPFMELDIKYFDLGLPYRDQTDDKVTVESAEATLKYNVAIKCATITPDEARVKEFDLKQMWKSPNGTIRNILNGTVFREPILCKNVPRLVPGWTKPICIGRHAFGDQYRATDTVIKGAGKLKLVFVPESGEKTELEVFNFTGEGGVSMAMYNTDESIRAFAESSMATALEKKWPLYLSTKNTILKKYDGRFKDIFQEVYEKNWKSKYEAAGIWYEHRLIDDMVAYALKSEGGYVWACKNYDGDVQSDFLAQGFGSLGLMTSVLVCPDGKTIEAEAAHGTVTRHYRVHQKGGETSTNSIASIFAWTRGLAHRAKLDNNARLLDFTQKLEAACIGVVEAGKMTKDLALIIHGPKLSRENYLNTEEFIDAVAAELKAQLSA